One Proteinivorax tanatarense DNA segment encodes these proteins:
- a CDS encoding ABC transporter permease codes for MKIKDSNFIWKVMNNIGLFLLLIVLSFVLPRLLPGSPILSFQEDIHVLNSTLTEETFNRFEDYYAPNEPLWKQFRIYVTSLIRLDLGYSFYYGYPVMDIILGRIGWTLFLSLTSICISFIIAIPIGIYSAMNSDKKEDRLIMGGALFLQSIPIFIIALIIQRIFAYNLGWFPSQGAYDIGVYSSSIEFLKDAGYYMILPLIASTIGLFPSNYILTRNIIIKTKNEPYVQMAHFNNLDRPIIKYHYIFRNALPEIISKLNINVVYAIGGTLFVEMIFSYPGLGMLLKEAVASRDYPLIQGIFIITSIYAIFVNIFFEWLLYKVSPRVSK; via the coding sequence ATGAAGATTAAAGATAGCAACTTTATTTGGAAGGTTATGAATAATATAGGATTATTTTTGCTGCTGATTGTACTTTCTTTTGTATTGCCTAGGTTATTGCCAGGAAGTCCCATATTGAGTTTTCAAGAGGACATTCATGTCTTAAATAGCACACTTACTGAAGAAACATTTAATAGGTTTGAAGATTATTATGCTCCTAATGAACCTTTGTGGAAGCAGTTTCGAATTTATGTAACAAGCCTTATTAGATTGGATCTTGGTTATTCTTTTTACTATGGATATCCGGTGATGGATATTATTTTAGGTAGAATCGGATGGACGTTATTTCTCTCTTTAACGTCCATTTGTATTTCTTTTATCATTGCAATTCCTATAGGGATTTATTCAGCTATGAACTCAGATAAAAAGGAAGATAGACTCATAATGGGTGGGGCTTTATTTTTACAGTCGATACCTATATTTATAATAGCGCTGATTATACAGAGGATATTTGCCTACAACTTAGGGTGGTTTCCTTCTCAAGGTGCATATGATATAGGTGTTTATTCCAGTTCTATAGAATTTTTGAAGGATGCAGGTTATTATATGATTTTACCTTTAATTGCCAGCACTATAGGGTTGTTTCCCTCTAATTATATTTTGACTCGCAACATAATTATTAAGACAAAGAATGAACCGTATGTACAGATGGCCCATTTCAATAACTTAGATAGGCCAATTATAAAGTATCACTATATTTTTAGAAATGCATTGCCAGAGATTATAAGCAAATTGAATATTAATGTTGTATATGCTATTGGAGGAACTCTTTTTGTTGAGATGATATTTTCTTATCCTGGTCTTGGGATGTTACTAAAGGAAGCAGTAGCTTCAAGAGATTACCCATTAATTCAAGGAATTTTTATTATTACTTCAATTTATGCTATTTTTGTCAATATTTTTTTCGAATGGTTACTATATAAAGTAAGTCCGAGGGTGAGCAAATAA
- a CDS encoding ATP-binding cassette domain-containing protein, whose amino-acid sequence MLEVKGLEASYDNSITYYKYPDFTLDKGKCLAIVGSTGCGKTTLLNSLFNPFFVGRAKYKHFLLLEKDISSYMNNIFNVVSFIPQFSQNALNPCLTISDHIKHMKTKDYNIDNLFKRSMKMLGQLKLEQDVIKKYPHQLSGGMKQRLILMLGFLKQPELVVLDEPSTAIDGITLKVILDFLKTKKTDGISMLIVTHDLGFVKLIADDVMNLDSSLD is encoded by the coding sequence GTGCTAGAAGTAAAAGGCTTAGAAGCTTCATATGACAATAGCATAACTTATTATAAATATCCAGACTTTACATTGGATAAGGGCAAGTGTTTGGCAATTGTGGGAAGTACAGGGTGTGGGAAAACAACCTTGCTTAATTCACTATTTAATCCATTTTTTGTGGGTAGGGCAAAATATAAGCACTTTTTACTATTAGAGAAAGATATAAGTAGTTACATGAATAATATTTTTAATGTTGTTTCTTTTATACCACAATTTTCTCAAAATGCTTTGAATCCTTGTTTAACTATTAGTGATCATATAAAGCATATGAAAACTAAAGACTATAACATAGATAATTTGTTTAAAAGAAGCATGAAAATGCTAGGTCAATTAAAATTAGAACAAGATGTTATAAAAAAGTATCCCCATCAATTAAGTGGCGGGATGAAGCAAAGATTAATTTTAATGTTAGGCTTTTTAAAACAACCAGAATTAGTTGTTTTAGATGAACCTTCTACTGCGATAGATGGTATAACTTTAAAAGTTATACTAGACTTTTTAAAGACTAAAAAAACAGACGGTATAAGTATGTTAATAGTTACTCATGATTTAGGATTTGTAAAGCTTATAGCTGATGATGTTATGAATCTTGATAGTAGCTTAGACTAA
- a CDS encoding ABC transporter substrate-binding protein, which yields MKKSLLVILVVCMVFSIVGCGSEDVVNEGDDDLRIIRIDDSNLGYPSVYTVSPRGRGYLLMSFIFDTLTWKDENGVVPMLAEDWSVSEDQKVWTFELVDNAQFTDGEPLTAEDVKFSYYYMMEHPHQWVNLNMIEQVEAVGEHTVEITLKEIYAPFITDIAGNVPIMPKHIWEDIQEPEKFNSEEAVIGSGPFTLKHYDKNVGHYIFEANKDYFMGEPVIDKLKISDNSQPSLALQNNELDAAQHIRYGEAMELKEESDFEVLEGPGGWVYRMYFNFDNDVLNNKKVRQAIYYAIDLDDFVERSLRGGGMAGNPGHIHPESAWYYDHGIDYEQDVEKAKKLLKESGVIEEGEELEFELLVRDSYVDEAEMIQGYLGEIGINLNIKPMDQNSVDSLINEGKFEIALNGHGAFAGDPVLLARFIGDDVDLGSTPAVTSQGGESWNNHKFNEIFVDQLRELDEEKRYEKVAELQKIIAEELPTLTLYYRKSTFAYNPNKLEGWFYTKDGVAISVPTIQNKLIYINGTWMGE from the coding sequence ATGAAAAAGAGTTTATTAGTTATTCTGGTAGTTTGTATGGTTTTTTCTATTGTTGGTTGTGGTTCAGAGGATGTTGTAAATGAGGGTGACGATGATCTACGAATTATTAGGATAGATGACAGTAACTTAGGTTATCCATCGGTTTACACTGTGTCTCCAAGGGGGAGGGGATATTTGTTAATGAGTTTTATTTTTGATACCTTGACCTGGAAAGATGAGAATGGCGTTGTACCTATGTTGGCTGAAGATTGGTCTGTTTCTGAAGATCAAAAAGTATGGACATTTGAACTGGTGGATAATGCTCAATTTACTGATGGAGAGCCCTTAACAGCTGAAGATGTTAAGTTTTCATACTATTATATGATGGAGCATCCTCATCAATGGGTAAACTTAAACATGATAGAACAAGTAGAAGCTGTAGGTGAGCATACTGTAGAAATTACTTTAAAAGAAATATATGCGCCATTTATTACTGATATTGCTGGTAATGTTCCAATCATGCCAAAGCATATATGGGAAGATATACAAGAGCCAGAGAAGTTTAATAGCGAAGAAGCTGTAATAGGATCTGGCCCTTTTACTCTTAAGCACTATGATAAAAATGTAGGGCATTATATTTTTGAAGCAAACAAAGATTATTTTATGGGTGAACCTGTTATAGACAAGTTGAAGATTTCTGATAATAGTCAACCGAGTTTAGCGCTTCAAAACAATGAGTTAGATGCAGCTCAGCACATAAGATATGGTGAAGCTATGGAGTTAAAAGAAGAGAGTGATTTTGAGGTTTTAGAGGGACCTGGTGGATGGGTATATAGAATGTATTTTAATTTTGATAATGATGTTTTAAACAATAAAAAAGTAAGACAAGCCATATACTATGCTATTGATTTAGATGATTTTGTTGAAAGGTCACTTAGAGGTGGAGGCATGGCTGGTAACCCAGGGCATATACATCCCGAGTCAGCATGGTATTATGACCATGGTATCGATTATGAGCAAGATGTAGAGAAAGCCAAAAAACTGTTAAAAGAATCTGGAGTTATAGAAGAGGGAGAGGAATTGGAGTTTGAGTTGTTAGTAAGAGATTCATACGTAGATGAAGCGGAAATGATTCAAGGGTACTTAGGTGAGATTGGAATTAATTTAAATATAAAGCCTATGGATCAAAATAGCGTAGACTCGTTAATAAATGAAGGAAAGTTTGAAATTGCGTTAAACGGCCATGGAGCTTTTGCAGGTGACCCTGTTTTATTAGCAAGGTTCATTGGTGATGATGTAGATTTAGGTTCCACTCCTGCTGTTACTTCTCAGGGAGGGGAAAGCTGGAATAATCACAAGTTTAACGAAATTTTTGTTGACCAATTACGAGAGCTAGATGAAGAAAAAAGATATGAAAAAGTTGCTGAACTTCAAAAGATAATTGCAGAAGAATTGCCCACTCTAACGCTTTATTACAGAAAGAGTACATTTGCATATAACCCTAATAAGCTAGAGGGGTGGTTTTATACAAAAGATGGTGTAGCTATTTCTGTGCCAACTATTCAAAACAAGTTAATATATATTAATGGAACTTGGATGGGAGAATAA
- a CDS encoding ABC transporter permease: MRTKGKVSLTIICIMVFIAILAPQITPYDPNNFSYQPLQSPNKDHLLGTNHLGQDNFSALIIGFRVSIGISILSAFISSLVGTFLAVVCAFYRGRIEDVIMKTTELFIILPEIILIMIFASFTRPSVFNVIFVISLFSWSRVTRIVRSKAVVAMTRESIQYALLLKGGFFHIFKKIWLEIYPAVATMFILQCSKAMMYEANLSFLGIGDPTAKSWGRTIRQAMDFEGVFDSYYLWWLVPPIVCIVIFIWSLSIISFDIDKSD; encoded by the coding sequence ATGAGGACTAAAGGAAAAGTATCGTTAACTATTATTTGTATAATGGTTTTTATTGCTATACTTGCACCACAAATCACTCCATACGATCCCAATAATTTTAGTTATCAACCTTTACAGTCTCCCAATAAAGACCACTTATTAGGTACTAATCATCTGGGACAGGATAATTTTTCAGCTCTAATTATAGGATTTAGAGTTAGTATAGGCATATCAATTTTGAGTGCTTTTATTTCTTCCTTGGTGGGTACTTTTTTGGCAGTCGTTTGTGCCTTTTATCGAGGAAGAATTGAAGACGTTATTATGAAAACGACAGAACTTTTTATAATTTTACCAGAAATAATTTTGATAATGATTTTTGCATCTTTTACAAGGCCTAGTGTATTTAATGTTATTTTTGTAATCTCTCTCTTTTCCTGGAGTAGGGTTACTAGGATTGTACGCTCAAAAGCTGTGGTCGCTATGACAAGGGAGTCAATTCAATATGCTCTCTTATTGAAGGGAGGATTTTTTCATATTTTCAAAAAAATATGGCTAGAGATTTACCCTGCAGTGGCTACTATGTTTATTTTACAATGTAGCAAAGCTATGATGTATGAGGCAAACCTTTCTTTTTTAGGGATTGGAGATCCAACTGCCAAATCTTGGGGCAGGACTATTCGTCAAGCCATGGATTTTGAAGGAGTTTTTGATAGCTATTATTTATGGTGGTTGGTTCCTCCTATTGTATGTATTGTAATTTTTATATGGTCTCTTTCTATAATATCCTTTGATATAGATAAAAGTGATTAA